The genome window TTTTTaatctatgtaatataattatcatgagatattttttctaattatcataagataataatatttcaacatcTTGGTGTGGCTtagtgtaaaattataaaaataaaaaacttttcttttGGGTATGTAAGATTTATGTAACTTTAATAGACTTTGTAAGTgttatttatcacaatataatactttaatatgctatataataatgtaaacaagtaaaacaaataatgtacATAGTAATATTGCATGCAGTAGCATATCTTAATCTTCATCAATGTTacataaatcttttaattataaggaCCTATAAGTTTTCCACAAACCGCTTTCACCTCAATCTCCATAAAGGAAAAGTTAGACAGATAGTCTTGGGATATTCCCAACATGTTTCCTTGTTTCatgaatttcttctactcctTTGATTTCATATGCCTAAGGGACACCTCATGCAATACATTAAGATAACAACCAACTTaaccaatatgaaacattattccgtttattaaaatatcgtatCAATGGAATGTGCTCTTTatggaatataaattttcaattttaatgctTCATCAATGTGAATTTTTACtgtgttcattttttatttggtaataTTGAAATGTGATTGTTTCAGACAATGTGCAGTGCCATGTGTCAAGGTTTAAAGTCGCCAGTCAGGAGGCTAGCCAACTTGAGGAGAGCAAAGCATATATCAACGTCAATAGTGCACAATGAAACCATACTCGTTAAGAACAATGATGATTTTGTTAATAAGgtatgtgtttataaatatgttctgTAATGGTTAATATGTATGGCAAATGATATAGTTTAAAGTCAcggaaaacattataatattctaagctaagtacataaaaattatgcataattaatacatagtataaaacaaagtcactttctctgtccctatgtctctatgtatgcttaaatctttaaactacgtaacggattttgatggggttcttttcaatagatagagtggttcaagaggaaggttcatatgtataatatctattaaattactccaaatttaacgcatgcgaagccgcgggcaaaagctagtaatacatatagttttaaaagctAACAAACAAGCTTCAATGTTagaaagaattaaattatctcacttgctcttatagaAAACATACACaaggatattatttaagaCAGGTCATAATAGAATAACatactgttttataatatgtattagtcaataaatcttattaatagatcaataaattattgaaacttttaattaatataactatcaTTAGCAGagttatattagtattatagtgattctaattttaaataattaatatttaattttcaggtAATGAACAATGATAAGCCAGTAATCGTAAATTTCCATGCAGAGTGGTGTGAGCCCTGTAAGATCCTAACTCCGAAGCTAAAAGAACTAATTGAACCCTTAAATAACCTAGATCTTGCTATTGTTGATGTGGAGGAAAATGCTGACCTTGTGCATACATTTgaagtaagtatttatatatatatgtcaccGTAAGATTGTAAACATCGTTATATTACAATCTATCTAGTAAGATTGTAAACT of Zerene cesonia ecotype Mississippi chromosome 16, Zerene_cesonia_1.1, whole genome shotgun sequence contains these proteins:
- the LOC119832963 gene encoding thioredoxin, mitochondrial, which gives rise to MCSAMCQGLKSPVRRLANLRRAKHISTSIVHNETILVKNNDDFVNKVMNNDKPVIVNFHAEWCEPCKILTPKLKELIEPLNNLDLAIVDVEENADLVHTFEVKAVPAVIAVKNGLIVDKFIGLVDADMINSLIDRMSGKKKDEA